GGCGGTCGAACTGCGTTACGTGGCAACACGTAACCTCCAACCCTGGACTGCGATCAACCTCAATGAGGTGAACATCATCGAGAACGGCTTCCTCGATGAGTTCAAGAACGCGATGGCAAATTTCCAGGCCAACATGGCGGCGGGACGCGGAGCTAATTTCAGGTACTACGGGCCCGGGACGAACACCAATCCGCTGCCGATTACGCTTGCCTACCTGAGCGGTATCCCCAAATCACAGGCCGATGATGCGACAAAGTACACTTCCTTCAGCTTCAGCAGCAGCACCTTCATCAACACGCTCGCAAGGACCAATCCGAATCCGTATGCTTATCAGCAAAACCTCTCGAACAATTCGATGAGTCGTACATATGCCTTGAACGCTGGCTTGCCTGCCAATCTCTTCGTGGTGAATCCGGCTGTCGCATCCGGCGGCGCCTGGATCGAAACCAACGGAGGCTTCGACCGCTATGACGGTTTGATGGTGGAATTGCGTCGCCGCATGGCCAGGGATCTGCTGGTGCAAGCCAACTATACCTTTTCCAAGAGCTTTTCAGGCGATCGGTACTCGTTCCGTACGCCGTGGGTTAAGACTCTCGGCACGATGCTGCCGCATGCCTTCAAGGTCAACTGGATCTATGAAATGCCTGTCGGCAGAGGAAAAGCACTTGCCCCGGAGGCTTACGGGCTGATCGAGAGCTTGATAGGCGGCTGGGAATTCCACGGCGCCGGCCGTTGGCAGAGCGGCAACCTGCTCGATTTCGGCAATTACCGGCTCGTTGGGATGACCATGCGCGAGCTTCAAGACGCCGTCGGGCTGCGTTTCGATGACGTAAACAAACGCGTCTATTATGTGCCTCAGGACATCATCAATAACACTTACATGGCTTTCAGCACGAGCGCCACCAGCACGACGGGTTATAACAGCGGGGTTCTCACTGGGCGCTATTTTGCGCCTGCGAATTCAGGAGGTTGTATCCAGGTTGTCGAAGGCGACTGCGCTCCGCAGAACATCTTTGTCAGAGGCCCCAGGTTCATGCGCTTCGACCTGGGCGTTGTGAAGAGACTCAGATTTTCCGAGTCCAAGAACCTCGAGCTGCGCGGGGAATTCCTGAACGCCTTCAACCGCGCTAACTTCTATGGCGCTACATGCGTGGGCGGAAGCCTCAGTTGCGGCATGGTAACGTCGGCATATACTGATTTGGTCCAGACTCAGGACCCGGGGGGACGCCAGATACAGCTTGTCGTCCGTTTCAACTTCTAGCATTCATCTGGCTTACAGAACTACAGGTCAAACAAGAGCGAACAACCGGCCTCGGAATTCGGGAGGTGAGTAGCCTGTCCCGCGAATTGTTACTGAATGACCTTGGCGGACTTGATAAGGATCGTCTGGACCGGAAAAGTCGCGAACACGCCCTTGGGCGCGGTTTTCACGGCAGCGATTTTCTCCACGACATCCATGCCCTCGATTACCTTGCCGAATACGGCATAGCCGGCATCGGTGGCAGTCGGATCCAGGTGGGAATTGTTGCTCAGGTTGATGAAGAACTGCGAAGTCGCGCTGTTCGGATCATCGTATCGCGCCATCGAGAGTGTCCCCTTCAGATTCTTGAGCCCGTTCTTCGACTCGTTCTTGATCGGCGGCAAGGTTGGTCTGGGACTCAGATCCGCGTTATAACCTCCACCCTGTATCACGTTGGCGTCGACGCGATGAATGATGGTGTTGTTGTAGAAGCCTGCACTGACGTAGGCGATGAAGTTTTTCGCGGTGATGGGGGCCTTGTCTGCAAAAAGCTCGACTTTGATTGTTCCCATCGAGGTATCCAAGGAGACGACGGGGTTTGCGACTTTGGCCGCTGCTTTATCCGACTTCGTCGCTTGTCCCGAGGCCACTCCTGTCATAGGCAACGAGATCACGATTGCCGCTAAGATCAAACTCTTCTTGCTGAGCATGCTTGATGCCTCCTTGTCTGGTGCCTGGGCGAAATGAGCTGCCCTTCTTGCCCCATGGTCCATGCGAAACCGGGCGTGCGACCGTTAATCCCGGGGAACTCAGTTTCCGATATGGGCAGCTATATCTACCTTGGGCGGTCTGCCGCCGCTCCCCGGCGTTCAAAGCCATCACAGTGGGGATTCTACCCCAAAACGCTTTTGCAGGATAACCAATCGCCCACACCGCTGCCTGCAGGGGAGATTACTGCGAGCTCGTCTCTCTAATCTGCATTCAGATAAGCAAAATAGATTTCGGGGACAGGCGCCACAGCCTCGAAATCTTTTGCAATTGGCGGAATCCAGGTTCTTTTGCCCAGTGTTCGTTATCGGGCAGATGCCGTCCCATGGGCGGACGGTTGATCGCAGGGCTTCGACGAGGCTGCATGTTCAGTGAT
This genomic stretch from Terriglobia bacterium harbors:
- a CDS encoding peptidylprolyl isomerase; this encodes MLSKKSLILAAIVISLPMTGVASGQATKSDKAAAKVANPVVSLDTSMGTIKVELFADKAPITAKNFIAYVSAGFYNNTIIHRVDANVIQGGGYNADLSPRPTLPPIKNESKNGLKNLKGTLSMARYDDPNSATSQFFINLSNNSHLDPTATDAGYAVFGKVIEGMDVVEKIAAVKTAPKGVFATFPVQTILIKSAKVIQ